From the Solanum stenotomum isolate F172 chromosome 4, ASM1918654v1, whole genome shotgun sequence genome, one window contains:
- the LOC125861442 gene encoding uncharacterized protein LOC125861442 gives MTRINQAWYTQEDQVTQFHFRLMQEQLDKDREKDENIKKMLTQMEVLQEHMKGTCGLFRVEEGSSSGYSRPEENQGLKKNNEDENFKKFLLVFQKLSINLPLVEALLEMPGYAKFMKELVTKKRNLDCETIEVSHNCSAIMTKELITKREDPGEFTIPCTIVMLQFAKALCNLGKSINLMPYAIYKQLGLGEPKATTMRLLMADRSINHPVGILYDILVKVDRFIFSANFVILDCEIDGEIPIILGRPFLGTGRALVDVESGKLKFRVNDDEVIFNICKSMKHPSDIHVVSTEDVIDEVVASVSHLMCMNEPLESVLTNYDESEVQGYEEVVAALTRLGA, from the exons ATGACTAGGATAAACCAAGCATGGTACACCCAAGAGGATCAGGTCACTCAATTTCATTTTCGATTAATGCAAGAACAACTTGATAAAGACAGAGAGAAAGATGagaacatcaagaagatgttaACTCAAATGGAAGTTTTGCAAGAGCACATGAAGGGGACATGTGGATTATTTcgagttgaggagggttcttctTCCGGTTACTCAAGGCCAgaggagaatcaag GcttaaaaaagaataatgaagatgagaatttcaagaagttcttgttggtaTTTCAAAAGCTATCAATAAACCTTCCGTTGGTGGAAGCATTATTGGAAATGCCGGGATATGCCAAGTTCATGAAAGAGCTAGTCACAAAGAAAAGGAACTTGGACTGTGAAACAATTGAGGTGTCCCATAATTGCAGCGCAATTATGACTAAAGAGTTGATCACAAAGAGAGAAGACCCTGGGGAATTCACCATCCCTTGCACCATTGTCATGCTCCAATTCGCGAAAGCTTTGTGCAACTTGGGGAAAAGCATTAACTTAATGCCCTATGCAATATACAAGCAACTTGGTTTGGGAGAACCGAAAGCAACCACCATGAGACTCCTGATGGCGGACCGGTCAATCAATCATCCGGTGGGGATCCTTTACGACATCTTGGTAAAGGTAGATCGGTTCATCTTTTCGgctaattttgtgattttagatTGTGAGATCGACGGCGAAATCCCCATTATTTTAGGAAGGCCATTCTTGGGAACTGGGAGAGCattggtggatgttgaaagtgGAAAATTAAAGTTTCGGGTGAATGATGATGAGGTAATATTCAATATTTGTAAATCCATGAAACACCCCAGTGATATTCATGTGGTGTCTACTGAGGATGTTATTGATGAGGTGGTAGCTAGTGTGAGCCATTTGATGTGCATGAATGAACCACTTGAATCTGTGCTTACTAATTATGATGAATCCGAAGTACAGGGCTATGAGGAAGTAGTAGCTGCCTTAACAAGATTAGGAGCATAG